One part of the Olleya sp. YS genome encodes these proteins:
- the gmk gene encoding guanylate kinase yields the protein MNENTKQGKLIVFSAPSGSGKTTIVRHLLKQEQLNLAFSISATSREKRGTEEDAKDYYFLTAKQFKQNIKDDAFLEWEEVYRDNFYGTLKTEVERLWALGKNVIFDIDVSGGLRIKRKFPEQTLAVFVKPPSIDELKIRLKKRQTESNDKINMRIAKASAELATAPLFDVIIENDNLEKALIEAETIVGDFIKK from the coding sequence ATGAACGAAAACACCAAACAAGGCAAACTCATTGTATTCTCTGCTCCATCAGGTTCTGGAAAAACAACCATTGTAAGGCATTTATTAAAGCAAGAACAACTAAACTTAGCTTTTTCCATCTCTGCAACATCTAGAGAAAAACGCGGAACCGAAGAAGATGCTAAAGACTATTATTTTTTAACAGCGAAACAATTTAAGCAAAACATAAAAGACGATGCCTTTTTAGAGTGGGAAGAAGTATATAGAGATAATTTTTATGGCACTTTAAAAACAGAAGTCGAACGACTTTGGGCACTTGGTAAAAACGTTATTTTTGATATTGATGTGTCTGGTGGCTTACGTATTAAACGAAAATTTCCTGAACAAACCTTGGCAGTTTTTGTAAAACCACCAAGTATTGACGAGCTTAAAATAAGACTTAAAAAACGTCAAACCGAGAGTAACGACAAAATAAACATGCGTATTGCTAAAGCTAGTGCAGAGTTAGCAACAGCACCATTATTTGATGTGATTATAGAAAACGATAATTTAGAAAAAGCTTTAATAGAAGCAGAAACGATTGTTGGAGATTTTATAAAAAAATAG
- a CDS encoding YicC/YloC family endoribonuclease: MIYSMTGYGKSVLQLPTKKITIELKSLNSKNLDLNARMPSIYREKELDLRKLIANRLVRGKVDFSIFVETTADDTSTQLNAPVVKQYMHQLRDLLNTSDDQELLKMAVRFPDALNTVREEIDNQEWEQIESEIKSALNSLTDYRLNEGKVLEQDFNDRIKNIAALLEQVIAMDPERIEGVRERLRKGVEELREKYDENRFEQELVYYIEKFDITEEKVRLDNHLNYFTESINSKDSNGKKLGFIAQEIGREINTIGSKSNYAPMQQLVVQMKDELEKIKEQLLNVL, translated from the coding sequence ATGATTTATTCAATGACAGGTTATGGCAAATCTGTATTACAATTGCCAACAAAAAAAATAACAATAGAGTTAAAGTCACTTAACAGCAAAAACCTAGATTTGAATGCACGAATGCCTTCAATTTACCGAGAAAAAGAGTTAGATCTACGTAAACTAATTGCTAACCGATTAGTTAGAGGGAAAGTAGATTTTTCCATCTTTGTAGAAACTACTGCAGATGATACCTCAACACAATTAAATGCACCTGTAGTTAAGCAATATATGCATCAATTACGAGACCTTCTTAACACCAGTGACGATCAAGAATTATTAAAAATGGCAGTCCGTTTTCCTGATGCGTTAAATACGGTTAGAGAAGAAATTGACAACCAAGAATGGGAACAGATTGAATCTGAAATAAAATCTGCATTAAATAGCTTGACAGACTATAGGTTAAATGAAGGTAAAGTCTTAGAACAAGATTTTAACGACCGTATTAAAAATATTGCAGCGCTGTTAGAACAAGTTATTGCTATGGATCCAGAGCGAATTGAAGGAGTAAGAGAACGCTTACGTAAAGGCGTAGAAGAGCTTAGAGAAAAGTATGACGAAAACCGTTTTGAGCAAGAACTAGTCTATTACATAGAAAAGTTTGATATAACCGAAGAAAAAGTCCGCTTAGACAATCATTTAAACTATTTTACTGAAAGTATTAATAGTAAAGATTCTAACGGGAAAAAATTAGGGTTTATCGCTCAAGAAATTGGTCGAGAAATCAATACTATTGGCTCTAAAAGTAATTATGCACCAATGCAACAATTGGTGGTACAGATGAAAGACGAGTTAGAAAAAATTAAGGAACAATTATTGAATGTACTGTAA
- a CDS encoding acyl-CoA thioesterase gives MYKKDFEIRWSDIDANRHLANSAYINFMSHTRTAFLQDHGFSLMTLGKAGIGPVVFHEHVHYFKEAFLGQPITVSLEVSGLSEDGMFFRFDHNFYDSKGHNLAFCEISGAWINLNTRKLTGLNDSLLELANQFPRTKDFKTLTKQDMRIHGRMPKHVTL, from the coding sequence ATGTACAAAAAAGATTTTGAAATTAGATGGAGTGATATTGATGCTAACAGACATTTAGCTAACTCGGCTTACATCAATTTTATGTCACATACTAGAACAGCTTTTTTGCAAGATCATGGATTTTCTTTAATGACTTTAGGAAAAGCAGGTATTGGTCCTGTCGTATTTCATGAACATGTACATTATTTTAAAGAAGCTTTTTTAGGTCAACCCATAACTGTTAGTTTAGAAGTGTCTGGTTTAAGTGAAGACGGAATGTTTTTTAGGTTTGACCATAATTTTTACGATAGCAAAGGTCATAATTTAGCGTTTTGCGAAATTTCTGGAGCTTGGATAAACCTAAATACTAGAAAACTTACTGGATTGAATGATTCTTTGCTAGAACTAGCAAATCAATTTCCAAGAACTAAAGACTTTAAAACCTTAACCAAGCAAGATATGCGTATTCATGGTCGTATGCCTAAGCATGTAACACTTTAG
- a CDS encoding DMT family transporter, with the protein MKTRYWALLAALMVQVLYGLNYTFAKDVMVGGFIKPFGFIVIRVGAAVALFWMFSFLGPKEKIEKKDFLTLFYAAVFGVATNMLLFFKGLELTTPIHASVIMIISPIIVLILSSFYLGEKITRLKVLGVIFGFAGATILTVYGRSASPADNVFLGNIMILLNAISYSIYIIIVKKLTYKYHPFTFIRWLFLFGFFLVLPFGYNQIIAINIASFTPYIWFSVVFVVVGATFGTYLLNPLALRHLKASTVTVFIYLQPLIAGIYAVIVGSDAVTSVKLIASSLIFFGVYLVTKKPKVLHA; encoded by the coding sequence ATGAAAACTAGATATTGGGCTTTACTTGCTGCTTTAATGGTGCAAGTACTTTATGGTCTAAATTATACTTTTGCAAAGGACGTTATGGTTGGTGGCTTTATAAAACCATTTGGTTTTATAGTAATCAGAGTTGGCGCAGCTGTAGCATTGTTTTGGATGTTTAGTTTTTTAGGTCCAAAAGAAAAGATTGAGAAAAAAGATTTTCTAACACTTTTTTATGCTGCTGTTTTTGGAGTTGCAACAAATATGTTACTGTTTTTTAAAGGCTTGGAATTGACTACACCTATTCATGCTTCTGTAATAATGATTATTAGTCCTATTATCGTATTAATACTATCATCTTTTTATCTAGGAGAAAAAATTACAAGACTTAAGGTGCTAGGTGTTATTTTTGGTTTTGCTGGTGCAACAATCTTAACTGTTTATGGTAGATCTGCAAGTCCAGCAGATAATGTGTTTTTAGGCAACATCATGATTTTACTTAATGCTATTTCTTATAGTATTTACATAATAATTGTCAAAAAACTCACCTACAAATATCATCCATTTACCTTCATTAGATGGTTGTTTTTATTTGGCTTTTTCTTAGTGTTACCGTTTGGTTATAATCAGATCATAGCAATTAACATCGCTTCCTTTACACCATACATTTGGTTTTCGGTAGTATTTGTTGTTGTTGGCGCAACCTTTGGTACCTACCTATTAAACCCTTTAGCTTTAAGACACTTAAAAGCGTCTACAGTAACTGTATTTATTTATTTACAGCCTTTAATTGCTGGTATTTATGCGGTCATTGTTGGTAGTGATGCAGTAACTTCTGTTAAGTTAATAGCATCGTCCTTAATCTTTTTTGGTGTGTATTTAGTAACTAAAAAGCCTAAAGTGTTACATGCTTAG
- a CDS encoding ArsC/Spx/MgsR family protein encodes MKKVYYLKTCNTCSRILNDLNLPSDFELQDIKTNPLTAKQIEALKALAGSYEALFSRRAKLYKDMGLKDQTLTEKDYKHYLLDHYTFLSRPVIVIDDAIFIGSAKKTIESAKTVLHEN; translated from the coding sequence ATGAAAAAAGTATACTACCTAAAAACGTGTAATACCTGTAGTAGAATATTAAATGATCTTAATCTTCCTTCAGATTTCGAGCTACAGGACATTAAAACTAATCCATTAACTGCCAAACAAATTGAAGCGTTAAAAGCATTAGCAGGTAGCTACGAAGCCTTATTTAGTAGACGTGCAAAACTCTACAAAGACATGGGTCTAAAAGACCAAACCCTAACCGAAAAAGATTACAAACATTATCTATTAGATCATTACACCTTTTTAAGCAGACCAGTAATTGTAATAGACGATGCTATATTTATTGGAAGTGCTAAAAAAACCATTGAATCTGCAAAAACTGTGCTTCATGAAAACTAG
- a CDS encoding OsmC family protein, whose protein sequence is METHNYQSTITWTGNLGDGTTNYKSYNRNHTITISNKDNPILASSDPAFLGNKTRYNPEELLLSSIASCHMLWYLHLCATHQIIITKYTDQAKGVMQENQDGSGQFTSVTLYPKVIVKDASMIHKANQLHHEANKMCFIARSCNFPIKHNAFAETSPDED, encoded by the coding sequence ATGGAAACACACAACTACCAATCAACTATCACTTGGACAGGTAATCTTGGTGACGGAACCACAAATTACAAAAGCTATAATCGTAATCATACAATAACAATTTCTAATAAAGACAATCCAATTTTAGCAAGTTCTGACCCTGCTTTTTTAGGAAACAAAACTCGTTATAATCCAGAAGAACTTTTACTATCTTCCATTGCCTCTTGCCACATGCTTTGGTATTTACATCTCTGCGCGACACACCAAATAATTATCACCAAATATACAGATCAAGCCAAAGGAGTCATGCAAGAAAACCAAGATGGCAGTGGGCAATTTACAAGTGTAACCTTATATCCTAAAGTGATTGTAAAGGATGCTAGCATGATACACAAAGCCAATCAATTACATCATGAAGCAAACAAAATGTGTTTTATCGCTCGTTCGTGTAATTTTCCAATTAAACATAACGCTTTCGCGGAAACTTCGCCTGATGAAGACTAG